CAATTATGAACAAAATCAACAAATATTGGCGAGAAATGACTATTTCAGAAGGTGTAATTCTGATTTGCGTTGCGGTATTTTTGATTTTGAAAAGCATTACATTATTTGGTTTTTTAACTGAAAATCAGATAAGTATTTGGGTAGGGCTATCACAAAATACCAATCAATTTTTCTTAAAGCCTTGGACGATTATCACCTACGCTTTTCATCACGCCAGTTTCTCACATTTGTTTTGGAATATGTTTTTACTATTTTTTGTAGGACAAATATTTCTGAACTTATTCCATAAAAAACAATTTTTAAGCACTTATTTTTTAGGAGTCATCTTTGGAGGAATTACGTTTCTGTTGGTATATCGATTCTTTTTCAATGATTTAGAGAATACGGTTTTGGTGGGGGCTTCAGGAGGGATAATGTGTTTGCTCATATTTTTGTGCACTACCGTTCCTAATTATGGGGTAAATTTATTGTTTAACCTTCGTGTTAAGCTTTGGCATATAGGCGTATTTATGATTGTGTTTGACGTTTTACAAATTTCTTCGAACACAAGCGGACGAATTGTTCACTTTGGAGGGGCTTTGGCAGGGCTACTGTGGGGGCTTTATACAC
This genomic window from Capnocytophaga canimorsus contains:
- a CDS encoding rhomboid family intramembrane serine protease, which encodes MNKINKYWREMTISEGVILICVAVFLILKSITLFGFLTENQISIWVGLSQNTNQFFLKPWTIITYAFHHASFSHLFWNMFLLFFVGQIFLNLFHKKQFLSTYFLGVIFGGITFLLVYRFFFNDLENTVLVGASGGIMCLLIFLCTTVPNYGVNLLFNLRVKLWHIGVFMIVFDVLQISSNTSGRIVHFGGALAGLLWGLYTRQLRFKSSKKNWLKLTKKNKSSKVLKVQKKSVIQADITSKLSEQQRLKQHKINIILEKINRSGYAALSEEEKKFLFEASKEMNP